ACCTGCCCAAGGATGTCCTGGCAGGCAAGGGGAAGTACCTCCGACCCGACAAGGTGGATATCCGCGGATACAAGCCCAGGGTCGAGGGGCATCAGGGACAGATCAAGAGGGTCCTTTCGGAGATCCGCAAGGCAAAGCGTCCGGTGATCTACGCCGGCGGTGGCGTCATCCTGGCCAACGCCGGCAAGGAGCTGACCGCTTTTGCCGAAAACAACCAGATCCCGGTGACCAACACCCTGCTGGGACTGGGCGGATTCCCGGGCAAGAGCCCACTGTTCCTGGGGATGCTGGGGATGCACGGCACCTACCAGGCCAACATGACCATCCACACATCGGACCTGATCATCGCCATCGGCGCCAGGTTCGATGACCGGGTGACCGGGAACGTGGCCAAGTTCGCTCCCAACGCGCGCATCGTCCATGTCGACATCGATCCCTCGGCCATCAGCAAGAACATCGTCGTCCATATCCCCGTGGTTGGTGACGTCAAGGGGGTTCTCACAGAGCTGAACAAGCTCCAGAAAAAGGACAAGCCGGTCTGGGACGAGATCCGGGAGAAATGGCTCAAGCAGGTGGAGGCGTGGGGTAAAGAGCGGCCCTTGTCCTATGATAAGGGCAGTTCCCTGATCAAGCCTCAGTATGTTATCGAAAGGCTCAGCAAACTCGCGCCTGACGACGCCATCATCACCACCGAGGTAGGGCAGAACCAGATGTGGGCGGCCCAGTTCTACCGGTTCAACCATCCCAGGACCTTCCTCTCTTCCGGAGGTCTCGGGACCATGGGTTACGGGTTCCCGGCTGCCATGGGAGCCCAGTTCGCCTACCCGGATCGCCTGGTGGTGGATATCGCCGGTGACGGCAGTATCCAGATGAACATCCAGGAACTGACCACGGTTGCCCAGCACAACCTTCCGGTGAAGATCCTCATCCTCAACAACTGTTTCCTGGGGATGGTCCGGCAGTGGCAGGAGCTGTTCTACGATGCCAGATATTCCGGCACCTGCCTCGTCTCAAACCCTGATTTCGTCAAGGTCGCCGAGGCCTTCGGGGTCAAGGGGATCAGGATCGAGGAGAAGGGAAAGGTGGACGCCGGGCTCAGGGAGATGATGGAGCATGACGGGCCGGTGGT
The nucleotide sequence above comes from bacterium. Encoded proteins:
- the ilvB gene encoding biosynthetic-type acetolactate synthase large subunit, which gives rise to MQMSGAQMLVKALKEEGVEIMFGYPGGVLLDFYDALFKSGVRHVLTRHEQAAAHAADGYARATGKVGVCMATSGPGATNLVTGIATAHMDSVPMVAFTGQVPTHMIGGDAFQEADIIGITRPVTKHSYLVTRTEDLPGVVQEAFHIAATGRPGPVLVDLPKDVLAGKGKYLRPDKVDIRGYKPRVEGHQGQIKRVLSEIRKAKRPVIYAGGGVILANAGKELTAFAENNQIPVTNTLLGLGGFPGKSPLFLGMLGMHGTYQANMTIHTSDLIIAIGARFDDRVTGNVAKFAPNARIVHVDIDPSAISKNIVVHIPVVGDVKGVLTELNKLQKKDKPVWDEIREKWLKQVEAWGKERPLSYDKGSSLIKPQYVIERLSKLAPDDAIITTEVGQNQMWAAQFYRFNHPRTFLSSGGLGTMGYGFPAAMGAQFAYPDRLVVDIAGDGSIQMNIQELTTVAQHNLPVKILILNNCFLGMVRQWQELFYDARYSGTCLVSNPDFVKVAEAFGVKGIRIEEKGKVDAGLREMMEHDGPVVVDCMVDREEGVYPMVPAGAASSDMIFGPAGKKEEKKLKAVR